In Flavobacterium sp. CBA20B-1, one DNA window encodes the following:
- the eno gene encoding phosphopyruvate hydratase — translation MSTIVRIHARQILDSRGNPTVEVDVVTETGVLGRAAVPSGASTGEHEAVELRDGGKEWMGKGVLTAVKNVNEVIAENIVGFSVFEQNAIDQAMNELDGTPNKSNLGANAILGVSLAVAKAAANELGMPLYRYVGGVSANTLPVPMMNIINGGSHSDAPIAFQEFMIMPVSAANFTEAMQMGTEIFHNLKKVLHDRNLSTAVGDEGGFAPNLAGGTEDALDSIKLAVEKAGYVFGKDIMIALDCAASEFYVNGAYDYKKFEGDAGKVRTSEEQAAYLAELCEKYPIISIEDGMYEDDWSGWNLLTQKIGDKVQLVGDDLFVTNVARLERGITENTANSILIKVNQIGTLSETIAAVNMAHNAGYTSVMSHRSGETEDNTIADLAVALNCGQIKTGSASRSDRMSKYNQLLRIEEELGAVAYYPQSKAFKVKS, via the coding sequence ATGAGTACAATTGTAAGAATTCATGCACGTCAGATTTTAGATTCTCGTGGAAATCCAACAGTAGAAGTAGATGTGGTTACAGAAACAGGCGTTTTAGGTCGCGCAGCGGTACCCTCAGGCGCATCAACAGGTGAACACGAAGCCGTAGAATTGCGCGATGGTGGCAAAGAATGGATGGGAAAAGGCGTTTTAACAGCTGTTAAGAATGTCAATGAAGTAATTGCAGAAAATATTGTAGGATTTAGTGTTTTTGAACAAAACGCAATCGATCAGGCAATGAATGAATTAGATGGTACTCCAAATAAATCAAACCTTGGAGCAAATGCTATTTTAGGTGTTTCATTGGCGGTTGCAAAAGCGGCAGCAAACGAATTGGGGATGCCTTTATACCGTTACGTTGGTGGCGTTTCTGCAAACACCTTGCCGGTTCCAATGATGAACATTATTAACGGTGGTTCGCATTCTGATGCGCCAATCGCATTTCAAGAGTTTATGATTATGCCGGTTTCTGCTGCTAATTTTACTGAAGCAATGCAAATGGGAACTGAAATCTTCCATAATTTGAAAAAAGTATTACACGATAGAAATTTAAGCACTGCAGTTGGCGACGAAGGTGGTTTTGCACCAAATTTAGCCGGCGGAACAGAAGATGCTTTGGATTCTATTAAACTGGCTGTTGAAAAAGCAGGTTATGTTTTTGGAAAAGACATTATGATTGCTTTAGATTGTGCGGCTTCTGAATTTTATGTGAACGGCGCATACGATTACAAAAAATTTGAGGGTGATGCAGGAAAAGTTCGTACATCAGAAGAACAAGCAGCCTATTTAGCTGAATTATGCGAAAAATATCCTATTATATCAATTGAAGACGGAATGTATGAAGACGATTGGAGCGGTTGGAACTTACTTACACAAAAAATTGGCGATAAAGTGCAGTTAGTAGGCGACGATTTATTTGTAACAAATGTAGCACGTTTAGAGCGTGGAATTACTGAAAACACAGCTAATTCAATTTTGATTAAAGTAAATCAAATTGGTACGTTGAGCGAAACCATTGCGGCTGTAAACATGGCACATAATGCAGGCTACACATCAGTAATGAGCCACCGTTCGGGCGAAACAGAAGATAACACCATTGCAGATTTGGCTGTAGCATTAAACTGCGGACAAATAAAAACTGGTTCAGCTTCGCGTTCAGACCGTATGAGTAAATACAACCAATTGCTGCGAATTGAAGAAGAGTTGGGCGCCGTGGCATACTATCCGCAAAGCAAAGCTTTTAAGGTAAAAAGCTAA
- a CDS encoding citrate synthase, producing MSKTATISIDDKTLELPIIVGTENEVAIDIEKLRALTGAITLDPGYKNSGSCKSAITFLDGEEGILRYRGYSIEDLAEKSNFLEVAYLVIFGELPTAQQIEKFENDIRKYTLVNEEMKGIIDGFPKHAHPMGILASLTCALTAFNPKVVNVEDDQQMYDAVCKIMGKFLVVATWTYRKINGYPLNYYDNTLPYVDNFLQLMFKLPTGPYKVNPVVLNAIDKLFILHADHEQNCSTSTVRMVGSSHAGLFASISAGVSALWGPLHGGANQAVLEMLEEIQKDGGDADKYLAKAKDKNDPFRLMGFGHRVYKNFDPRARIIKKAADEVLAELGVNDPILKIAKDLEEMALKDEYFVSRNLYPNVDFYSGIIYRALGIPTEMFTVMFAIGRLPGWVAQWKEMRENKEPIGRPRQVYVGEPLRPFKEMSNR from the coding sequence ATGTCAAAAACTGCAACTATATCTATAGATGACAAAACGTTAGAATTACCTATAATTGTTGGTACAGAAAACGAGGTGGCTATTGATATTGAAAAGTTAAGAGCTTTAACCGGTGCAATTACATTAGATCCGGGTTATAAAAACTCTGGTTCTTGTAAAAGTGCCATTACTTTTTTAGATGGGGAAGAAGGAATTTTAAGATACCGAGGATATTCAATTGAAGATTTAGCTGAAAAATCAAACTTTTTAGAAGTAGCTTATTTAGTTATTTTTGGCGAGTTGCCAACTGCGCAACAAATCGAAAAATTTGAAAACGATATCCGCAAATATACATTGGTAAACGAGGAAATGAAAGGCATCATCGATGGTTTTCCAAAACACGCACATCCAATGGGTATCTTGGCATCTTTAACATGTGCTTTAACTGCTTTTAATCCAAAAGTAGTAAATGTGGAAGACGATCAGCAAATGTATGATGCTGTTTGCAAAATAATGGGTAAATTCTTAGTAGTTGCAACATGGACATACAGAAAAATTAATGGTTATCCATTAAACTATTACGATAACACATTGCCTTATGTAGATAACTTTTTACAATTGATGTTTAAATTACCAACAGGCCCTTACAAAGTAAACCCGGTAGTTTTAAACGCAATTGATAAATTATTCATTTTACACGCAGACCACGAGCAAAACTGTTCTACATCAACTGTGCGTATGGTAGGTTCTTCGCATGCAGGTTTGTTTGCATCTATTTCTGCTGGTGTTTCGGCGCTTTGGGGACCACTTCACGGCGGTGCTAATCAGGCTGTTCTAGAAATGTTAGAAGAAATCCAGAAAGATGGTGGCGATGCAGATAAATATCTTGCAAAGGCAAAAGATAAAAACGATCCATTCCGTTTAATGGGCTTTGGACACCGTGTGTATAAAAATTTCGATCCTCGTGCACGTATCATTAAAAAAGCGGCAGACGAAGTTTTGGCAGAATTAGGTGTAAACGATCCTATCTTAAAAATCGCTAAAGATTTAGAAGAAATGGCATTGAAAGACGAGTATTTCGTATCGCGCAATTTATATCCAAACGTAGATTTCTATTCAGGTATCATTTACCGTGCATTAGGAATACCAACCGAAATGTTCACCGTAATGTTTGCAATTGGTCGTTTACCAGGATGGGTTGCTCAATGGAAAGAAATGCGTGAAAACAAAGAACCAATCGGTCGTCCACGTCAGGTTTATGTTGGCGAGCCATTGCGTCCGTTCAAAGAAATGTCAAATAGATAA
- the rplQ gene encoding 50S ribosomal protein L17, translating to MRHGKKVNHLGRQAGHRKAMLANMACSLIEHKRINTTVAKAKALKQFVEPLVTKSKTDDTHNRRVVFSYLRNKYAVTELFREVAPKVGDRPGGYTRIIKLGNRLGDNAEMAMIELVDFNEIYNAGKKEVKKASTRRGRKKAEPKAEATPATETSTEANETNE from the coding sequence ATGAGACACGGAAAAAAAGTAAATCACTTAGGAAGACAAGCAGGTCACAGAAAAGCAATGTTGGCTAATATGGCTTGTTCTTTAATTGAACACAAACGTATTAATACTACAGTTGCTAAAGCAAAAGCATTAAAACAATTTGTGGAACCTTTAGTAACTAAATCTAAAACAGACGATACACACAACCGTCGTGTTGTTTTTTCTTACTTAAGAAACAAATACGCTGTTACTGAATTATTCAGAGAAGTAGCACCTAAAGTAGGAGATCGTCCGGGAGGATACACTCGTATTATTAAATTAGGAAATCGTTTAGGAGATAACGCTGAAATGGCAATGATCGAATTAGTAGATTTCAATGAAATTTATAATGCTGGTAAAAAAGAAGTTAAAAAAGCATCAACTAGAAGAGGTAGAAAAAAAGCTGAACCAAAAGCGGAAGCTACCCCTGCAACAGAAACTTCTACTGAAGCTAATGAAACAAATGAATAG
- the carA gene encoding glutamine-hydrolyzing carbamoyl-phosphate synthase small subunit: protein MKYTSKDKAIVLLSDGTIFYGKSVGIKGTTTGEICFNTGVTGYQEIFTDPSYFGQIMLSTVAHIGNYGVHEDEVDSDGIKISGLVCKNFSTNYSRPAASGSLYDYFEKKNLVAISDVDTRALVSYIRDNGAMNAVISTDGKSIDELKEILAAVPNMNGLELASKVSTKEPYFYGDESATYKVAALDFGIKTNILRCLAARDCYVKVYPYNATLQDLNDFNPDGYFLSNGPGDPQPLTEVIQTAKDIIATNKPVFGICLGHQIIALSQGINTYKMFNGHRGINHPIMNAVSGKGEITSQNHGFAVVREEVEQHPNVEMTHYHLNDNTVAGIRLKDKQVFSVQYHPESSPGPNDSKYLFDEFVTYMKEQKEA, encoded by the coding sequence ATGAAATATACTTCTAAAGATAAAGCAATCGTACTTTTAAGCGACGGCACTATTTTTTATGGAAAATCTGTAGGGATTAAAGGAACAACTACTGGCGAAATTTGTTTTAATACAGGGGTAACTGGTTATCAAGAAATTTTTACTGACCCTTCATACTTTGGTCAAATCATGCTTTCAACAGTAGCACATATCGGTAATTACGGTGTGCATGAAGACGAAGTTGATTCAGACGGAATTAAAATTTCGGGATTGGTTTGCAAAAATTTTAGTACCAACTATTCACGTCCTGCTGCAAGTGGTTCGCTGTATGATTATTTTGAAAAGAAAAATCTTGTAGCCATTTCGGATGTAGATACACGCGCATTGGTAAGTTACATTCGCGACAACGGAGCTATGAACGCCGTTATTTCAACAGACGGCAAATCAATCGATGAGTTAAAGGAAATTTTGGCTGCCGTGCCTAATATGAATGGTTTGGAATTGGCTTCAAAAGTTTCTACAAAAGAGCCTTATTTCTATGGCGATGAAAGTGCAACATACAAAGTAGCTGCTTTAGATTTTGGTATCAAAACAAATATCTTGCGTTGCTTGGCAGCGCGCGACTGCTATGTGAAAGTGTATCCTTACAACGCAACCCTTCAAGATTTGAACGATTTTAACCCTGATGGATATTTCTTATCAAACGGGCCTGGGGATCCGCAACCGTTAACTGAAGTGATCCAAACAGCTAAAGACATTATTGCGACCAACAAACCGGTTTTCGGAATTTGTTTAGGGCATCAAATCATTGCGTTATCGCAAGGGATAAATACCTATAAAATGTTTAACGGACACCGCGGAATCAATCACCCGATTATGAATGCGGTTTCAGGTAAAGGCGAAATTACTTCTCAAAACCATGGTTTTGCAGTTGTTCGTGAAGAAGTAGAACAGCATCCAAATGTAGAAATGACGCATTATCATTTGAACGACAATACCGTTGCTGGTATCCGCTTAAAAGATAAGCAAGTGTTTTCGGTGCAATACCACCCAGAATCATCACCTGGACCAAACGATTCAAAATATTTGTTTGATGAGTTTGTTACTTATATGAAAGAACAAAAAGAAGCTTAA